Proteins from one Cellulosilyticum lentocellum DSM 5427 genomic window:
- a CDS encoding phage tail protein — MNIFTLMGTILIDNSNANESISKTGKESDGLANKLGTGLKSAAGLAVKGIAVLGTSAVAAGASLLGMANNAAETADRVDKLSAKIGISKTAFQEWDYIMGQNGMDVEKLQVGVKTLVNQMDSAAGGGKAAQEAFQKLGVTWTDGNGKLKSQEQMLQETITALAEMGDGAERAKLASTLLGKAGVEMAPMLNTGAEGIEQLRQRAHDLNLVMSDEAVNAGVVLGDTMDDVKKSFGAIMTRIGVEVMPVIQKLLDLVINNMPVIQSMIMPVFEFLKQFFSVSVELIGNLVSSLKDTLVPAFQTIYDFIITNWPTIQATFEAVFGAIGAILQPIVENFNELVPILAGVLAGMIAFEVISGISALWTAFTTAITAAQTAITAAGGAQAFLNGVLAANPIGLVCAAIAALVAALIYLYNNNEEVRRAIDEAWKAIQECFQVALDFIMSLINSFVEAFKQFWQEYGDNIMAVAQAIWDYIAKIFKTAFDAIKDVFNIFAKAFKGDWEGVWEGVKTFVTNLWNNLKEVFKAWLNVLVSFVTNIGPILKDAAVGAFNLLWDGAKAVWETLKTWFSDMLDGIVSTITGIGQSLFDAGKSIFTYLWNGIKQKWDEICSWVSDKVNWLADKLTFWDNGKKKMAEEYTTDSTDGSHSAGLKYVPFDNYVANLHEGEMVLTRTEAESYRKKEETTRETSNNSTDTTKMEDLLKQVLNALITLPKRQKLEQNMA, encoded by the coding sequence GTGAATATATTCACTTTAATGGGCACCATACTTATAGACAATTCAAATGCAAACGAGTCAATTTCTAAAACAGGAAAAGAGTCAGATGGGTTAGCTAACAAATTAGGAACAGGTTTGAAAAGCGCAGCCGGATTAGCGGTAAAAGGGATAGCTGTGTTAGGGACATCAGCAGTAGCAGCAGGAGCATCATTATTAGGAATGGCAAATAATGCAGCAGAGACAGCAGATAGAGTAGATAAGCTTAGTGCAAAGATTGGCATAAGTAAAACAGCATTTCAAGAATGGGACTACATCATGGGACAAAATGGAATGGATGTTGAGAAATTACAAGTAGGTGTAAAAACGCTAGTCAATCAAATGGACAGTGCTGCAGGAGGAGGAAAAGCAGCACAAGAAGCTTTTCAAAAGTTAGGAGTTACTTGGACGGATGGAAATGGAAAGTTAAAAAGCCAAGAACAGATGCTACAAGAAACTATAACAGCACTTGCAGAAATGGGAGATGGAGCAGAGAGAGCAAAGTTAGCAAGTACATTACTAGGTAAAGCTGGGGTTGAAATGGCACCAATGTTAAATACAGGTGCAGAAGGAATTGAACAACTTAGGCAAAGAGCGCATGATTTAAACTTAGTTATGTCAGATGAAGCAGTAAATGCAGGAGTAGTTTTAGGTGACACAATGGATGATGTAAAAAAATCCTTTGGTGCAATCATGACAAGAATAGGTGTTGAGGTAATGCCAGTTATTCAAAAGCTTTTAGATTTAGTGATTAACAATATGCCTGTAATTCAATCAATGATTATGCCAGTATTTGAGTTCCTAAAGCAATTTTTTAGTGTATCAGTTGAGTTAATAGGCAATTTAGTCTCTTCATTGAAAGACACATTAGTTCCAGCATTTCAAACTATATACGATTTTATAATTACGAATTGGCCGACAATACAAGCGACGTTTGAAGCAGTATTTGGAGCAATAGGAGCCATATTACAGCCTATAGTAGAGAACTTTAATGAGTTGGTACCCATATTAGCAGGAGTATTGGCAGGAATGATAGCATTTGAAGTTATAAGTGGAATAAGTGCATTATGGACAGCATTTACAACAGCAATAACAGCAGCACAGACAGCTATAACAGCAGCAGGAGGAGCGCAAGCATTTCTAAATGGAGTATTGGCAGCTAATCCTATTGGACTTGTATGTGCAGCAATAGCAGCATTAGTGGCAGCACTTATATATTTATATAACAACAATGAAGAAGTAAGAAGGGCTATAGATGAGGCTTGGAAAGCTATACAAGAGTGTTTTCAAGTTGCATTAGATTTCATAATGAGCCTAATTAATAGTTTTGTAGAGGCATTTAAGCAGTTTTGGCAAGAGTACGGTGACAACATAATGGCAGTCGCACAAGCTATATGGGACTACATAGCAAAGATATTTAAAACAGCCTTTGATGCAATAAAAGATGTATTTAATATATTTGCAAAAGCTTTTAAGGGAGATTGGGAAGGTGTTTGGGAAGGTGTGAAAACATTTGTTACTAATCTTTGGAACAACTTAAAAGAGGTATTCAAAGCGTGGCTGAATGTTCTTGTATCATTTGTTACTAATATAGGGCCAATATTAAAAGATGCAGCAGTAGGAGCCTTTAACTTACTATGGGATGGTGCAAAGGCAGTATGGGAAACACTTAAAACTTGGTTTTCTGATATGTTAGATGGAATTGTATCAACCATAACAGGCATTGGACAAAGTTTATTTGATGCAGGAAAGTCTATCTTCACATACCTTTGGAATGGTATAAAGCAGAAATGGGATGAAATATGTTCGTGGGTAAGTGATAAGGTTAATTGGTTAGCTGATAAGCTTACCTTCTGGGATAATGGTAAAAAGAAAATGGCAGAAGAGTATACAACAGATAGTACAGATGGATCACATTCAGCAGGTTTGAAATATGTACCATTTGATAATTATGTGGCTAATCTTCATGAAGGTGAAATGGTATTAACTAGAACAGAGGCCGAAAGCTATAGAAAGAAAGAAGAGACTACAAGAGAAACAAGCAATAATTCAACAGATACAACCAAAATGGAAGACCTATTGAAACAAGTACTAAATGCTTTAATTACTTTGCCAAAAAGGCAAAAGTTAGAACAAAATATGGCATAG
- a CDS encoding collagen-like domain-containing protein, giving the protein MSELVFNEEIKQLTVDNKNFADLWNGVHQKLLENTKFNKKQIEKLFNDLNDVLVQFDGYLTADELYALLEKGIKGDKGDPFTYLDFTAEQLEALKGEKGDVGEQGPQGEKGEDGITYTFTFEDLTEAQKETLKGAQGPQGIQGPKGETGVQGIQGPKGDKGDKGEQGIQGPQGIQGPSGATAINDASTATNAIWSAYKTYTEIEGLKTTSVNGKTQVAVAINGKLGTALTVATSYADMAYYINSMVGSVIGAFTYLTTPSNFRLHKSNTTISNCKLQVGTLIYCMNTSGIGYIDTSISNQTGVFMEDGFILTELAGYDSDLIAIPSSQLFQFKETLSAGNSPNRRYSSHYFSIFRVDRANFDATAFRSGTTLSFFAVV; this is encoded by the coding sequence GTGAGTGAATTAGTATTTAATGAGGAAATTAAGCAACTTACAGTAGACAATAAGAACTTTGCAGATTTATGGAACGGTGTTCATCAAAAATTACTAGAGAATACCAAGTTTAATAAGAAACAAATTGAAAAACTGTTTAATGATTTAAATGATGTATTAGTACAGTTTGATGGCTACTTAACAGCAGATGAATTATATGCATTATTAGAGAAGGGAATAAAGGGAGATAAAGGAGATCCATTTACATATTTAGATTTTACAGCAGAGCAATTAGAAGCTTTAAAAGGCGAAAAAGGAGATGTAGGAGAACAGGGGCCACAGGGTGAAAAAGGCGAAGATGGGATAACATATACATTCACATTTGAAGATTTAACAGAGGCACAGAAAGAAACCTTAAAAGGAGCACAAGGCCCACAAGGAATACAAGGACCGAAGGGAGAAACAGGAGTTCAAGGCATACAAGGCCCTAAAGGAGATAAAGGAGATAAAGGAGAACAAGGTATACAGGGGCCACAAGGTATACAAGGCCCTAGTGGAGCAACAGCAATTAATGATGCTTCAACAGCAACAAATGCTATATGGAGTGCATATAAAACATATACCGAAATTGAAGGTTTAAAAACTACATCCGTTAATGGAAAAACACAAGTAGCAGTCGCTATTAACGGAAAACTAGGGACAGCATTAACGGTTGCTACTTCATATGCAGATATGGCTTATTATATTAATAGCATGGTTGGTAGTGTTATTGGTGCATTCACCTATTTAACAACTCCCTCAAACTTTCGTTTACACAAAAGTAACACTACCATATCTAATTGTAAACTCCAAGTTGGTACATTGATTTATTGTATGAACACAAGTGGTATAGGTTATATTGATACAAGTATTAGTAATCAAACAGGTGTATTTATGGAAGATGGTTTTATTCTTACCGAATTAGCCGGTTATGACTCTGATTTAATTGCTATACCTTCTAGTCAATTATTTCAATTCAAAGAAACTCTTTCAGCTGGTAACAGTCCGAATAGAAGATATTCTTCTCATTATTTTAGTATATTTAGAGTTGATAGAGCTAATTTTGATGCAACTGCATTTCGTAGTGGCACAACGTTATCATTCTTTGCAGTTGTATAA
- a CDS encoding phage holin family protein — MDSINQIKIYFMAIVGAIGGFIAQLLGGWTTDLQTLVVFMLVDFAMGLALAIFFKKSNKSTTGALNSTSAWKGLCKKGITLLMVLVAHRIDITLGLEYIKTATIIAFIVVELISIIENAGLMGIPIPKVLVNIIDVLKQKAGESDEHQSKPIE, encoded by the coding sequence ATGGACAGCATTAACCAGATAAAAATATATTTTATGGCTATTGTAGGGGCGATAGGTGGATTTATTGCACAGCTATTAGGAGGATGGACGACAGATTTGCAAACTTTAGTGGTTTTTATGCTGGTAGACTTTGCCATGGGACTAGCCTTGGCAATATTTTTCAAGAAATCTAATAAGTCTACTACTGGAGCGCTCAACAGTACTAGCGCATGGAAAGGACTATGTAAAAAGGGAATAACCCTACTCATGGTCCTTGTAGCACACAGAATAGATATAACGCTAGGGTTAGAGTATATAAAGACAGCCACTATAATTGCATTTATTGTGGTTGAACTGATTTCTATTATAGAAAATGCAGGGTTGATGGGAATACCAATTCCTAAAGTGTTAGTAAATATTATAGACGTGCTTAAGCAGAAGGCAGGTGAAAGTGATGAACATCAAAGTAAACCCATCGAATAG
- a CDS encoding peptidoglycan recognition protein family protein gives MNIKVNPSNRSNYGSKRQLSSIKYIVIHYTGNDGDSDESNSNYFKGDRGVSAHYFIDDDSITQTVQDEYVAWSVGGKKYPDCLQTGGGKWYGKCTNANSISIELCDSVKNGRYDFTENTLKQATELTLLLMDKYNIPKENVIRHFDVTGKVCPLPFVREPKQWESFKLILTRQDVDLQKAVAAIEKSGIAINVTSWNDVSKINLKNVPALLIKLGGLDKLVKAGIISNHSTWVNGSYTADNVRSLLIKYANKIA, from the coding sequence ATGAACATCAAAGTAAACCCATCGAATAGAAGCAACTACGGAAGTAAAAGGCAATTAAGCTCTATTAAGTACATAGTAATCCACTATACTGGCAATGACGGAGACAGTGACGAAAGTAATTCAAATTACTTTAAAGGTGATAGGGGTGTATCAGCTCACTATTTTATTGATGATGACAGTATAACCCAAACAGTACAAGATGAGTATGTAGCATGGTCAGTAGGAGGAAAGAAATACCCAGACTGCTTACAAACAGGTGGAGGAAAATGGTATGGTAAATGTACAAATGCTAATTCAATAAGCATTGAGTTATGTGATTCAGTAAAAAATGGAAGATATGATTTTACAGAGAATACGCTCAAACAGGCTACAGAACTCACGCTATTACTGATGGACAAGTACAATATTCCTAAAGAGAACGTAATAAGGCACTTTGATGTTACAGGAAAGGTATGTCCTTTACCATTCGTACGAGAGCCTAAACAATGGGAGTCATTTAAGTTAATACTAACTAGGCAGGATGTCGACTTACAAAAAGCAGTAGCTGCTATAGAAAAAAGTGGAATTGCAATCAATGTAACTAGTTGGAATGATGTTAGCAAGATTAATCTTAAGAATGTACCAGCACTACTCATCAAGCTTGGTGGATTAGACAAGCTAGTAAAAGCTGGCATTATATCTAATCATTCAACCTGGGTAAATGGTTCTTATACAGCTGATAATGTAAGAAGTCTTTTAATTAAATATGCAAATAAAATAGCCTAA
- a CDS encoding zinc ribbon domain-containing protein produces the protein MSKLIKCKTCTTEMASSATTCPKCGAKNKQPIYKKWWFYVVIILIIGALAGTTEDTPSSDTTNKPNTENPAITPGNTTATTTPALTPEPEDKNPAIKAGTYKIGTELPAGEYLFIADSMGYMEITSDSTGSFDSIIANDTVASHRYITVKDGEYLKLQGGKTYALADAPSIVPENGLYQDGMYKVGTDIPAGEYKVMLTSSIGYIEVTSGSRGVFDEIVTNDAPTGDTYITVTEGQYLKLQGVEIQK, from the coding sequence ATGAGTAAATTAATTAAATGTAAAACTTGTACTACAGAAATGGCTTCATCTGCTACCACCTGTCCAAAATGTGGTGCAAAAAATAAACAACCTATTTATAAAAAATGGTGGTTTTATGTAGTTATTATTCTTATAATTGGAGCTTTAGCTGGTACCACAGAAGATACACCATCTTCAGATACTACTAACAAACCTAACACTGAAAATCCAGCTATTACTCCAGGGAATACTACCGCAACTACTACTCCAGCATTAACGCCAGAACCTGAAGATAAAAATCCTGCTATTAAAGCTGGAACCTATAAAATAGGTACTGAGCTTCCTGCAGGAGAATACTTGTTTATTGCTGATTCTATGGGTTACATGGAAATCACTTCTGATTCTACAGGTAGCTTCGATAGCATCATTGCTAATGATACAGTTGCCAGCCATCGATATATTACTGTAAAAGATGGTGAATATCTAAAATTACAAGGTGGTAAAACTTATGCTTTAGCTGATGCTCCAAGTATCGTGCCTGAAAATGGATTATATCAAGATGGTATGTATAAAGTAGGAACAGATATCCCTGCTGGAGAGTATAAAGTGATGCTCACTTCTAGTATAGGATATATTGAAGTAACTTCTGGAAGTAGAGGCGTATTTGATGAAATCGTAACAAATGATGCCCCAACAGGAGATACTTATATTACTGTTACTGAAGGTCAATATTTAAAATTACAAGGCGTTGAAATTCAAAAATAG
- a CDS encoding LacI family DNA-binding transcriptional regulator produces MKVTINDVAREVGVSKATVSRVLSNNERISEETRLKVKEVIERLGYKPNVMARNLARNQTKTIGVILPMDASVSFGNPIFTQMMQGISMYAQEKHYFLMYAFGKEEEEEHNIDEFSQNGIVDGIIILKSEVNDKTIKKLRESGFPFVVIGRPGRETSVLWVDNDNFGATYEIAEAMIKKGHKKIAFVGAKQKWTVSKDRLEGYKRALEVHNISYEEKLIYHGEAFNEQTGKEAMDLLIKESPTAIIATDDLIAVGVNDYLNKIGREVKALVGFNNTMLAAYQKPALASVEIYGERLGYAAAKLLVEQLEGYIKDHMHAIIETKLIERESFN; encoded by the coding sequence ATGAAGGTGACAATTAATGATGTGGCTCGCGAAGTAGGGGTATCAAAAGCAACAGTATCAAGGGTGCTGTCTAATAATGAACGGATTAGTGAAGAAACAAGATTAAAGGTTAAAGAAGTTATTGAACGCTTGGGGTATAAGCCTAATGTGATGGCAAGAAACCTAGCTAGAAATCAAACCAAGACTATAGGTGTTATTTTACCTATGGATGCTAGTGTATCCTTTGGTAATCCTATTTTTACTCAAATGATGCAAGGGATTAGTATGTATGCTCAAGAAAAACATTATTTTCTAATGTATGCCTTTGGAAAGGAAGAAGAAGAGGAGCATAATATAGATGAATTTAGTCAAAATGGTATTGTAGATGGGATTATTATTTTGAAATCAGAGGTAAATGATAAAACAATTAAGAAATTAAGAGAAAGTGGATTTCCTTTTGTAGTTATAGGGCGTCCGGGACGTGAAACATCTGTGCTATGGGTGGATAATGATAACTTTGGAGCTACTTATGAAATAGCAGAAGCGATGATTAAGAAGGGACATAAAAAAATTGCTTTTGTAGGAGCAAAGCAGAAATGGACTGTATCTAAAGATCGTCTTGAAGGTTATAAAAGAGCGCTAGAAGTTCACAACATATCTTATGAAGAAAAGTTGATTTATCATGGAGAAGCCTTTAATGAGCAAACAGGAAAAGAGGCAATGGATTTACTTATAAAAGAATCACCTACAGCCATTATTGCTACGGATGATTTGATAGCAGTAGGCGTAAATGACTATTTAAACAAAATAGGGAGAGAGGTTAAGGCTTTGGTGGGATTTAACAATACGATGTTAGCAGCTTATCAAAAACCAGCTTTAGCGTCTGTAGAAATCTATGGAGAAAGATTGGGGTATGCAGCTGCTAAACTACTAGTAGAACAATTAGAAGGTTATATAAAGGATCATATGCATGCTATTATTGAAACCAAGCTGATAGAACGTGAATCTTTTAATTAA
- a CDS encoding glycoside hydrolase family 13 protein, with the protein MNWRKEAVGYQIYPRSFMDSNGDGIGDLQGIISKLDYIKDLGIDVIWICPMYESPNDDNGYDISNYQGIMKEFGTMADFDELLRKVHEKGMKLIIDLVLNHTSDEHPWFLESRASKESNKRDWYIWREGKEGKEPNNWESIFHGSAWEYDEATDEYFLHLFSRKQPDLNWENKEVRHALYAMVNWWLDKGIDGFRIDAISHIKKEPGLLDMPNPEGLQYVSSFDKHMNIEGIHDFLEELNKETFSKYDIMTVGEANGVNAEEAKLWVGEKNGKFDMVFQFEHLDLWDTEGEQKLDVLALKKVLSRWQNSLYKEGWNALFIENHDIVRVVSKWGDDEKYWAESSKALAMMYFMQQGTPFIYQGQEIGMTNVHYPEIFYYNDIATYNRYIKNREEGMLKEVALKHEWAASRDNARTPMQWDGSEKGGFTTGEPWLAINPNVKAINVANQLEDSQSILNFYKDLIRIRKANSTFIEGKYELVMPEDTQLYAYTRTDDHGKFLIICNLTGEEAQFTADFDLEDRELLLSNYEIQQEHQLEVIRPYEARLYCLS; encoded by the coding sequence ATGAATTGGAGAAAAGAGGCCGTAGGCTATCAAATTTATCCTAGAAGTTTTATGGATTCAAATGGTGATGGCATTGGTGATTTACAAGGCATCATTTCTAAATTAGATTATATAAAAGACTTAGGGATTGACGTGATTTGGATTTGTCCTATGTATGAATCACCTAACGACGATAATGGTTATGATATTAGTAACTATCAAGGCATTATGAAAGAATTTGGAACCATGGCTGATTTTGATGAACTTTTAAGAAAGGTTCATGAAAAAGGTATGAAGCTTATTATTGATCTAGTACTTAATCATACATCAGATGAACATCCTTGGTTCCTAGAATCAAGAGCGTCTAAAGAAAGTAATAAAAGAGATTGGTACATCTGGAGAGAAGGCAAAGAAGGCAAAGAGCCTAACAACTGGGAAAGTATTTTCCATGGCTCAGCTTGGGAATATGATGAAGCGACAGATGAGTATTTTCTTCATTTATTTAGTAGAAAACAACCAGACTTAAATTGGGAGAATAAGGAAGTTAGACATGCACTATATGCAATGGTTAATTGGTGGCTAGATAAAGGAATAGATGGCTTTAGAATAGATGCTATTAGCCATATTAAGAAAGAACCAGGTTTATTAGATATGCCCAATCCAGAAGGACTTCAATATGTTTCATCGTTCGATAAGCATATGAATATAGAAGGAATTCATGATTTTTTAGAGGAGTTAAATAAAGAAACTTTTTCTAAATATGACATTATGACGGTAGGAGAAGCTAATGGCGTAAATGCCGAGGAAGCTAAGCTATGGGTAGGAGAAAAGAATGGCAAGTTCGATATGGTTTTCCAATTTGAACATCTTGATTTATGGGATACTGAAGGGGAGCAGAAGCTAGATGTGTTAGCTTTAAAGAAAGTACTTAGTCGTTGGCAAAACTCTCTTTATAAAGAAGGCTGGAATGCTCTCTTTATAGAAAATCATGATATTGTAAGGGTTGTTTCTAAATGGGGAGATGATGAGAAATATTGGGCAGAAAGTAGTAAAGCTTTAGCTATGATGTACTTTATGCAACAAGGGACACCTTTTATTTATCAAGGACAAGAAATTGGGATGACAAATGTTCATTATCCAGAAATCTTCTATTATAACGATATTGCAACCTATAATCGTTATATTAAAAATAGAGAAGAAGGCATGTTAAAAGAAGTGGCTTTAAAGCATGAGTGGGCAGCTTCAAGAGATAATGCTAGAACACCTATGCAGTGGGATGGTAGTGAAAAAGGCGGGTTTACCACAGGAGAACCTTGGCTTGCAATAAATCCTAATGTAAAAGCTATTAATGTAGCAAATCAATTAGAGGACTCACAATCTATTTTAAACTTTTATAAAGACTTGATTCGTATTAGAAAAGCAAATTCTACTTTTATAGAAGGAAAGTATGAGTTAGTCATGCCAGAAGACACTCAGCTTTACGCTTATACAAGAACAGATGATCATGGCAAGTTCCTTATTATTTGTAATCTAACAGGTGAAGAAGCTCAGTTTACGGCTGACTTTGATTTAGAAGATAGAGAATTACTTTTAAGCAATTATGAAATTCAGCAAGAGCATCAGCTGGAAGTAATAAGACCTTATGAAGCAAGACTATATTGTTTAAGCTAG
- a CDS encoding PTS transporter subunit IIBC — MEQTVKKTKLFSFDFWQKFGKALLVVIAVMPAAGIMISLAKLLGMYVDVNFVQVIARVMEDIGWAIIGNLHILFAVAIGGSWAKERAGGAFAALLAFILINRITGAIFGVTSAMLAEGTATVNSLLGAPMAVGDYFTSILGSPALNMGVFVGIISGFLGANLYNKYYNFDKLPSALAFFNGKRFVPFVVILGSTVTAMILSIVWPFIQGSLNSFGAWIASSQDTAPVLAPFIYGCLERLLLPFGLHHMLTVPMNYTELGGVYTMITGSAAGQIVAGQDPLWLAWVTDLNNLKAAGDMTAYNTLLTSITPARFKVGQVILSSASLIGIAFAMYRNVDKEKKAKYKTIFLSAALAVFLTGVSEPIEFMFMFVSPILYVAYAIITGIGFALADVLNLRIHAFGFIEFLTRVPMMVNAGIGLDIVNFLLTCVAFFGINFGIFNILIKKFNIATPGRNGNYIDEEEPVVAQEAKVTTQTSKAKESVDGQVMAIIELLGGRENIVDVDACMTRLRVTVKETAKVGSKEEWKQNGALGLIMKDKGVQAIYGPKADVLKSHIQDVLGV, encoded by the coding sequence ATGGAACAAACAGTAAAAAAAACAAAGCTATTTTCATTTGACTTTTGGCAAAAGTTTGGTAAGGCCCTTTTAGTAGTTATTGCTGTTATGCCAGCAGCAGGTATTATGATCTCACTCGCAAAGCTTTTAGGTATGTATGTGGATGTTAATTTCGTTCAAGTGATTGCAAGGGTAATGGAGGACATTGGTTGGGCCATTATAGGGAACTTACACATTCTCTTTGCAGTAGCAATAGGGGGATCATGGGCAAAGGAACGTGCAGGAGGGGCATTTGCAGCACTTCTAGCTTTTATACTAATTAATCGTATTACAGGTGCTATTTTTGGCGTGACAAGTGCTATGTTGGCAGAAGGAACAGCTACTGTTAATAGTTTACTTGGGGCACCAATGGCAGTAGGAGATTATTTTACTTCTATTTTGGGTTCACCAGCGCTTAACATGGGTGTATTTGTAGGGATTATTTCAGGTTTCTTAGGTGCTAATTTATATAATAAATACTATAACTTTGATAAATTACCATCAGCATTAGCGTTTTTTAATGGAAAACGTTTTGTACCTTTTGTAGTTATTCTTGGTTCAACGGTAACAGCTATGATATTATCTATAGTATGGCCATTTATTCAAGGAAGCTTAAATAGCTTTGGTGCATGGATTGCAAGTTCACAAGATACAGCACCAGTACTCGCTCCATTTATTTATGGCTGTTTAGAAAGACTTTTATTACCATTCGGACTTCATCATATGTTAACTGTGCCAATGAACTATACAGAGCTTGGTGGTGTTTATACAATGATTACTGGTTCTGCGGCAGGGCAAATTGTAGCAGGACAAGACCCATTATGGCTTGCATGGGTAACAGACCTTAACAACTTAAAAGCGGCTGGCGATATGACAGCTTATAACACACTCTTAACATCTATTACACCAGCTCGTTTTAAAGTAGGTCAAGTGATTCTTTCATCAGCTTCTCTTATCGGTATTGCTTTTGCTATGTATCGTAATGTAGATAAAGAGAAGAAAGCAAAATACAAAACGATTTTCCTATCAGCAGCATTAGCGGTATTTTTAACAGGTGTTTCTGAACCTATTGAATTCATGTTTATGTTTGTTTCACCTATTTTATATGTAGCTTATGCTATTATTACAGGAATTGGTTTTGCATTAGCGGATGTTTTAAATCTAAGAATTCATGCCTTTGGTTTCATTGAATTTTTAACAAGAGTACCAATGATGGTAAATGCAGGTATTGGACTTGATATTGTTAACTTTTTACTCACATGTGTTGCATTCTTTGGTATCAATTTTGGTATATTTAATATTCTTATTAAGAAATTCAATATTGCAACACCAGGGCGTAATGGCAACTACATTGACGAGGAAGAACCAGTAGTAGCTCAGGAAGCGAAAGTTACGACGCAAACAAGTAAGGCAAAGGAGTCAGTAGATGGGCAAGTAATGGCTATTATCGAGCTTTTAGGTGGAAGAGAAAATATCGTTGATGTAGATGCTTGTATGACAAGATTGCGTGTGACGGTTAAAGAGACAGCCAAAGTAGGAAGTAAGGAAGAATGGAAACAAAATGGTGCTCTTGGTCTTATTATGAAAGATAAAGGGGTACAAGCTATTTACGGACCTAAAGCAGATGTGCTTAAGTCTCATATTCAAGACGTATTAGGAGTATAA
- a CDS encoding endonuclease/exonuclease/phosphatase family protein, translated as MKLLTLNCHSWQEDHQLDKINYLAKTIKENDYDVIALQEVSQHMLGKQFKGQLKTDNYVVVLQEALQKLGVNHYEVVWDFAHIGFQVYEEGLCLLSKHPIIEEESFFVSQTKDTLNWKSRRIVKATINYKGEEIDCYSCHLGWWEDEEEPAKLQLNKLNAKLHPKRRAFLLGDFNNNANVRDKGYDYMLGLGWKDTYMLAKDKDNGVTVQGKIHGWEENAGGLRLDYIFTNQKVEVRSSKVIFNGSNKAVISDHHGVQVEIEL; from the coding sequence ATGAAATTATTAACTTTAAACTGTCATTCTTGGCAGGAAGATCACCAATTAGATAAGATTAACTATTTGGCTAAAACCATCAAAGAAAACGACTATGATGTTATTGCACTTCAAGAAGTTAGCCAGCATATGTTAGGCAAGCAGTTTAAAGGTCAACTTAAAACAGATAATTATGTAGTTGTACTACAAGAAGCATTGCAGAAATTAGGAGTAAATCATTATGAGGTAGTTTGGGATTTTGCACACATAGGATTTCAAGTTTATGAAGAAGGCCTATGCCTTCTAAGTAAACATCCTATTATAGAAGAAGAAAGCTTCTTTGTTAGTCAGACTAAGGATACTTTAAACTGGAAATCAAGAAGGATTGTTAAAGCGACTATTAATTATAAGGGAGAAGAAATAGATTGCTATAGCTGTCACCTAGGATGGTGGGAAGATGAAGAAGAACCAGCTAAACTGCAGCTTAATAAACTAAATGCAAAGTTACATCCTAAGCGCAGGGCTTTCTTGTTAGGTGACTTTAATAATAATGCTAATGTAAGAGATAAAGGTTATGACTATATGTTAGGATTAGGCTGGAAAGATACGTATATGCTTGCCAAGGATAAAGATAATGGGGTTACTGTTCAAGGTAAGATTCATGGCTGGGAAGAAAATGCCGGAGGCCTTCGTTTAGATTATATCTTTACAAATCAAAAAGTAGAGGTTAGAAGTTCCAAAGTTATTTTTAATGGCAGTAATAAAGCTGTTATATCGGATCATCATGGTGTACAAGTAGAAATAGAATTATAA